One region of Micromonospora ureilytica genomic DNA includes:
- a CDS encoding elongation factor G-like protein EF-G2 translates to MAQKSHDKGSTGGTPVVTEPERVRNVVLVGHSGAGKTTLVEALLAATGTIGRAGAVADGTTVGDHDPAAVRQQRSVSLSCAPLLHNGIKVNLLDTPGYADFVGELRAGLRAADAALFVVSAAGGMDAATVALWEECAAVDMPRAVAVARLDQPRADVDETVALCQRLFGDNVMPLYLPMLGDDGVSTEGLLGLITRRVFDYSNGLPADVRDPDPEHQRAIDESRDELIEGIIAESEDETLMDRYLDGEEITDEVLIDDLEKAVARGHFYPVVPVCAQTGVGLDVLLEVLTAAFPSPLEHELPAVTGVDGSPRPPLSCDPAGPLVAEVVKTTVDRHVGRVSLVRVFSGTLRPDQTVHVSGHGMAERGHPDHDADERVGHIYTPLGATVREVSLCVAGDICAITKSGSAETGDTISTADDPLLIAPWEMPEPLLPVAIAARSRADEDALARNLSRLVAGDPTLRLERNPETHQLVLWCMGEAHADVVLDRLRAGGVELDTEPVKVSLRETLTVPAKGHGRHVKQSGGHGQYAVCDIEVEPLPRGSGFEFVDRVVGGAVPHNYVPSVEKGVRAQLERGLVAGHPVVDLRVTLVDGKSHSVDSSDAAFQTAGALALRDAAERGQPALLEPIDEVTIRVPDGSVGTVMGDLSGRRGRVLGTEPDPDTEGRTLVRAEVPATELLRYAVELRSMTAGTGTFRRHFVRHDPMPAHLADQTRKEQLP, encoded by the coding sequence ATGGCGCAGAAGAGTCACGACAAGGGTTCCACCGGCGGCACGCCGGTGGTGACCGAGCCCGAGCGCGTTCGCAACGTGGTGCTCGTCGGGCACTCCGGGGCGGGCAAGACCACACTGGTCGAGGCCCTGCTCGCGGCGACCGGCACGATCGGCCGCGCCGGCGCCGTGGCCGACGGCACGACTGTCGGCGACCACGACCCCGCAGCCGTACGCCAGCAGCGCTCGGTCAGCCTGTCCTGCGCGCCGCTGCTGCACAACGGCATCAAGGTCAACCTCCTGGACACCCCGGGGTACGCCGACTTCGTCGGCGAGCTGCGCGCCGGGCTGCGGGCCGCCGACGCCGCGCTCTTCGTGGTTTCCGCCGCGGGCGGGATGGACGCGGCCACCGTGGCGCTGTGGGAGGAGTGCGCCGCCGTCGACATGCCCCGCGCGGTCGCGGTCGCCCGACTGGACCAGCCCCGCGCCGACGTCGACGAGACCGTGGCGCTCTGCCAACGCCTCTTCGGTGACAACGTGATGCCGCTCTACCTGCCGATGCTCGGCGACGACGGGGTCTCCACCGAAGGTCTGCTCGGCCTGATCACCCGCCGGGTCTTCGACTACAGCAACGGGCTCCCCGCCGACGTCCGCGACCCGGACCCGGAGCACCAGCGGGCCATCGACGAGTCCCGCGACGAGCTGATCGAGGGGATCATCGCCGAGAGCGAGGACGAGACCCTCATGGACCGCTACCTCGACGGCGAGGAGATCACCGACGAGGTGCTCATCGACGACCTGGAGAAGGCCGTCGCCCGGGGCCACTTCTACCCGGTGGTGCCGGTCTGCGCCCAGACCGGTGTCGGGCTGGACGTGCTGCTGGAGGTGCTGACCGCCGCGTTCCCGTCGCCACTGGAGCACGAGCTGCCGGCGGTGACCGGCGTGGACGGCTCACCGCGTCCACCGCTGAGCTGCGACCCGGCCGGGCCACTCGTCGCCGAGGTCGTCAAGACCACCGTCGACCGCCACGTCGGTCGGGTCTCGCTGGTCCGGGTCTTCTCCGGCACGCTGCGCCCCGACCAGACCGTGCACGTCTCCGGGCACGGCATGGCCGAACGCGGGCACCCCGACCACGACGCCGACGAGCGGGTCGGGCACATCTACACCCCGCTCGGCGCCACAGTGCGTGAGGTGTCGCTCTGCGTGGCCGGCGACATCTGCGCGATCACCAAATCGGGCAGCGCCGAGACCGGCGACACCATCTCGACAGCTGACGACCCGCTGCTGATCGCTCCCTGGGAGATGCCGGAGCCGCTACTGCCGGTGGCGATCGCCGCCCGTAGCCGCGCCGACGAGGACGCCCTGGCCCGCAACCTCTCCCGCCTCGTGGCCGGCGACCCCACGCTGCGGCTGGAGCGCAACCCGGAGACCCACCAGCTGGTGCTCTGGTGCATGGGCGAGGCACACGCCGACGTGGTGCTCGACCGGCTACGCGCCGGCGGCGTCGAGCTGGACACCGAGCCGGTCAAGGTGTCGCTGCGCGAGACGCTGACCGTGCCCGCGAAGGGGCACGGCCGCCACGTCAAGCAGTCCGGCGGCCACGGCCAGTACGCGGTCTGCGACATCGAGGTCGAGCCGCTGCCCCGCGGCAGCGGCTTCGAGTTCGTCGACCGGGTCGTCGGCGGGGCGGTGCCGCACAACTACGTCCCGTCCGTGGAGAAGGGCGTCCGCGCCCAACTGGAGCGCGGGCTGGTCGCCGGTCACCCGGTGGTGGACCTGCGGGTGACTCTGGTCGACGGCAAGTCGCACAGCGTCGACTCCTCCGACGCGGCCTTCCAGACCGCCGGCGCGCTGGCGCTGCGCGACGCCGCCGAGCGTGGCCAACCGGCCCTCCTGGAGCCGATCGACGAGGTCACCATCCGGGTTCCGGACGGCTCGGTGGGCACGGTGATGGGCGACCTGTCCGGCCGACGCGGCCGGGTGCTCGGCACCGAACCGGACCCGGACACCGAGGGCCGCACCCTCGTCCGCGCCGAAGTGCCGGCCACCGAACTGCTGCGGTACGCCGTCGAGCTGCGCTCCATGACGGCCGGCACCGGTACCTTCCGCCGCCACTTCGTCCGCCACGACCCCATGCCCGCCCACCTGGCCGACCAGACCCGCAAAGAACAACTCCCCTAA
- a CDS encoding aldo/keto reductase — protein MAVTTRTLGRSGIEVSALGMGCWAISGPWAEGAQPLGWGAVDDDESVRAVRRALDLGITLFDTADTYGAGHGERVLGRALAGRRDEAVIATKWGYTFDEAARQATGEDASPAYLRGAVTASLRRLGTDRIDLYQLHLADLSVPRAQALIGTCEDLVAEGLVRAYGWSTDRPDRAAAFGHAAAGATAVQHTLSVLRDAPELLAVCDKYDLASVNRGPLGMGLLTGKYSAGSTLPRDDVRGLAPGWLEWFRGGRPAPEWLRRVGAVRAALTADGRTLAQGALGWIWARSGRTIPIPGCRTVAQVEENAAALHRGPLPADQFVEVERQLAAVRTAALRDADRPHWPRPTHPTVHP, from the coding sequence ATGGCAGTCACGACACGCACGTTGGGCCGCAGCGGCATCGAGGTCAGTGCCCTCGGCATGGGGTGCTGGGCGATCAGCGGGCCCTGGGCGGAGGGCGCCCAGCCGCTGGGCTGGGGCGCTGTCGACGACGATGAGTCGGTGCGGGCGGTACGCCGGGCCCTCGATCTGGGCATCACCCTCTTCGACACCGCCGACACGTACGGGGCCGGGCACGGTGAGCGGGTGCTCGGTCGCGCGCTCGCCGGTCGCCGCGACGAGGCCGTGATCGCCACCAAGTGGGGTTACACCTTCGACGAGGCCGCTCGGCAGGCCACCGGCGAGGACGCGTCGCCCGCGTACCTGCGCGGTGCCGTGACCGCCTCGCTGCGCCGGTTGGGCACCGACCGGATCGACCTCTATCAGCTGCACCTGGCCGACCTGTCGGTGCCGAGGGCGCAGGCGCTGATCGGAACCTGCGAGGACCTGGTGGCCGAGGGTCTGGTCCGCGCGTACGGGTGGAGCACCGACCGCCCCGACCGGGCTGCCGCGTTCGGGCACGCCGCCGCCGGTGCCACCGCCGTGCAACACACCCTGTCGGTGCTGCGCGACGCCCCCGAGCTGCTCGCCGTCTGCGACAAGTACGACCTGGCCAGCGTCAACCGGGGTCCACTCGGGATGGGGCTGCTCACCGGCAAGTACTCGGCCGGGTCGACACTGCCCCGCGACGACGTACGCGGGCTGGCCCCGGGCTGGTTGGAGTGGTTCCGGGGCGGTCGGCCGGCACCGGAGTGGCTGCGCCGGGTCGGCGCGGTCCGTGCCGCGCTCACCGCCGACGGGCGCACCCTCGCCCAGGGCGCGTTGGGCTGGATCTGGGCGCGCAGCGGTCGCACCATCCCGATCCCGGGCTGCCGTACGGTCGCCCAGGTCGAGGAGAACGCCGCAGCGCTGCACCGGGGCCCGCTGCCGGCGGACCAGTTCGTCGAGGTGGAGCGTCAGCTCGCCGCCGTCCGCACCGCCGCCCTCCGCGACGCCGACCGCCCCCACTGGCCCCGCCCCACCCACCCCACAGTCCACCCGTAA
- a CDS encoding HIT family protein, producing MADGLERLWTPHRMTYISGEDRPAEGYEKPTGCPFCRGPKLPPEESLVVARGEHVFVVLNLYPYNPGHLLVCPYRHVADYTDLDVPETTELASYTQTAMRVIRKVSNAHGFNLGMNQGGVAGAGIAAHLHQHVVPRWGGDANFMPVIGRTKVLPQLLGDTRDLLARAWPS from the coding sequence ATGGCGGACGGCCTGGAGCGGCTCTGGACGCCGCACCGGATGACCTACATCTCCGGCGAGGACCGCCCGGCCGAGGGCTACGAGAAGCCCACCGGCTGTCCCTTCTGTCGAGGGCCCAAGCTGCCCCCGGAGGAGAGCCTGGTGGTGGCCCGCGGCGAACACGTGTTCGTGGTGCTCAACCTCTACCCGTACAACCCGGGGCACCTGTTGGTCTGCCCCTACCGGCACGTCGCCGACTACACCGACCTGGACGTGCCGGAGACCACCGAACTGGCGTCGTACACCCAGACCGCCATGCGGGTGATCCGCAAGGTCAGCAACGCGCACGGTTTCAACCTGGGCATGAACCAGGGTGGGGTGGCCGGCGCCGGCATCGCCGCGCACCTGCACCAACACGTGGTGCCACGCTGGGGCGGCGACGCGAACTTCATGCCCGTGATCGGCCGCACGAAGGTTCTGCCGCAGCTGCTCGGCGACACCCGCGACCTGCTCGCCCGCGCCTGGCCGTCCTGA
- a CDS encoding D-Ala-D-Ala carboxypeptidase family metallohydrolase yields the protein MFRRLGRFLAALALTAATTVAGVTLTAGAAQADGCYTWGRTLAQGASGEDVRQLQIRVAGYPGYGAVLTLDGAYGPATRSAVIRFQQAYGLPADGIAGPQTFNRLYALQDDDCTPANFSYPELNKCNSDWSGGAVSASTARFNALVSMWKLQAMRHALGDVAIAISSSFRSYACNSAVGGASNSRHLYGDGVDLVGSPSFCRLAQQARNHGFGQILGPGYPDHNDHTHVAAVGGWSAPNCGI from the coding sequence ATGTTCCGACGGCTCGGCAGGTTCCTCGCGGCACTTGCGCTGACCGCCGCCACCACAGTGGCCGGCGTCACCCTCACTGCCGGCGCGGCCCAGGCGGACGGCTGCTACACCTGGGGACGCACCCTGGCCCAGGGAGCGTCCGGGGAGGACGTCCGGCAACTCCAGATCCGGGTCGCCGGCTACCCCGGCTACGGCGCGGTGCTCACCCTCGACGGCGCGTACGGCCCGGCCACCCGATCGGCGGTGATCCGCTTCCAGCAGGCGTACGGGCTGCCCGCGGACGGCATCGCCGGCCCACAGACGTTCAACCGGCTCTACGCCCTCCAGGACGACGACTGCACCCCTGCCAACTTCAGCTACCCCGAGCTGAACAAGTGCAACAGCGACTGGTCCGGCGGCGCGGTCTCGGCGAGCACCGCCCGGTTCAACGCCCTCGTCTCGATGTGGAAACTCCAGGCCATGCGGCACGCCCTCGGGGACGTGGCCATCGCGATCAGCAGCAGCTTCCGCAGCTACGCCTGCAACAGCGCGGTCGGCGGAGCGTCGAACAGCAGGCACCTGTACGGCGACGGGGTGGACCTGGTCGGGTCCCCGTCGTTCTGTCGGCTGGCGCAGCAGGCCCGCAACCACGGCTTCGGGCAGATCCTCGGCCCCGGCTACCCGGACCACAACGACCACACCCACGTGGCGGCGGTCGGGGGCTGGTCAGCACCGAACTGCGGCATCTGA
- the thrS gene encoding threonine--tRNA ligase, with protein MSAPRTPAVADPVVVAAGTTAADAVAAAGLPANGPKAIVVVRDPQGQLRDLDWSPAEETVVEPVSLDSPDGLNVLRHSTAHVLAQAVQDIFPEAKLGIGPPIENGFYYDFDVDKPFQPDDLSKLEKRMQEIIKSGQRFRRRRFGSLDEARSELADEPFKLELIEVKGEGLDTDEVMEVGGGELTIYDNLDAKEDKVCWSDLCRGPHLPTTRLIGAFKLMRSAAAYWRGSEKNPQLQRVYGTAWPTRDELKAYLKLLEEAARRDHRKLGADLDLFSFPDEIGSGLAVFHPKGGIIRREMEHYSRQRHEAAGYEFVNTPHITKAQLFQTSGHLPYYADTMFPPMQLEGADYYLKAMNCPMHNLIFRSRGRSYRELPLRMFEFGTVYRYEKSGVVHGLTRVRGLTQDDSHIYCTREQMAGELSALLSFVLDLLRDYGLDDFYLELSTRDDSPKFIGAEEDWAEATEALRTAAATSGLDLVPDPGGAAFYGPKISVQARDAIGRTWQMSTIQVDFNQPERFGLEYQAADGSRQRPVMIHRALFGSIERFFGVLTEHYAGAFPAWLAPVQVVGIPIREDHTDYLHGFVAALRAEGIRAQVDAGDDRMQKKIRTAQQQKIPFMVIAGDDDVAAGTVSFRYRDGSQRNGVPIAEAVTHVLDVVSSRTNIGPSAAAE; from the coding sequence GTGTCCGCACCCCGTACCCCCGCCGTGGCCGACCCTGTCGTCGTCGCCGCCGGGACCACGGCGGCCGACGCGGTGGCCGCGGCCGGACTGCCCGCGAACGGCCCCAAGGCGATCGTCGTGGTCCGCGACCCGCAGGGTCAGCTGCGCGACCTGGACTGGTCGCCGGCCGAGGAGACCGTCGTCGAGCCGGTCAGCCTGGACTCGCCCGACGGGCTCAACGTGCTGCGCCACTCCACCGCGCACGTCCTCGCCCAGGCCGTGCAGGACATCTTCCCCGAGGCCAAGCTGGGCATCGGCCCGCCCATCGAGAACGGCTTCTACTACGACTTCGACGTCGACAAGCCGTTCCAGCCCGATGACCTCAGCAAGCTCGAGAAGCGCATGCAGGAGATCATCAAGTCCGGGCAGCGGTTCCGTCGCCGCCGCTTCGGCAGCCTGGACGAGGCGCGCTCCGAGCTGGCCGACGAGCCGTTCAAGCTGGAGTTGATCGAGGTCAAGGGCGAGGGCCTGGACACCGACGAGGTGATGGAGGTGGGCGGCGGCGAGCTGACCATCTACGACAACCTCGACGCCAAGGAGGACAAGGTCTGCTGGTCGGACCTGTGTCGGGGCCCGCACCTGCCGACCACCCGACTGATCGGCGCGTTCAAGCTGATGCGCTCCGCCGCCGCGTACTGGCGGGGCTCGGAGAAGAACCCTCAACTACAGCGGGTGTACGGCACCGCGTGGCCGACCCGCGACGAGCTCAAGGCGTACCTGAAGCTGTTGGAGGAGGCCGCCCGGCGCGACCACCGCAAGCTCGGCGCGGACCTCGACCTGTTCAGCTTCCCCGACGAGATCGGCTCCGGCCTGGCGGTCTTCCACCCCAAGGGCGGCATCATCCGCCGCGAGATGGAGCACTACTCCCGCCAGCGGCACGAGGCCGCCGGGTACGAGTTCGTCAACACCCCGCACATCACCAAGGCGCAGCTGTTCCAGACGTCCGGTCACCTGCCGTACTACGCGGACACCATGTTCCCGCCCATGCAACTGGAGGGCGCTGACTACTACCTCAAGGCGATGAACTGCCCGATGCACAACCTGATCTTCAGGTCGCGCGGGCGGTCGTACCGGGAGCTGCCGCTGCGGATGTTCGAGTTCGGCACTGTCTACCGGTACGAGAAGTCCGGCGTCGTGCACGGCCTCACCCGGGTCCGTGGCCTGACCCAGGACGACTCGCACATCTACTGCACCCGCGAGCAGATGGCCGGCGAGTTGTCCGCGCTGCTCAGCTTCGTGCTCGACCTGCTGCGCGACTACGGCCTCGACGACTTCTACCTGGAGCTGTCGACCCGGGACGACTCGCCCAAGTTCATCGGCGCCGAGGAGGACTGGGCGGAGGCCACCGAGGCGCTGCGGACCGCCGCCGCGACCTCCGGCCTGGACCTGGTGCCCGACCCGGGCGGCGCGGCATTCTACGGGCCGAAGATCTCCGTGCAGGCCCGCGACGCGATCGGCCGGACCTGGCAGATGTCCACCATCCAGGTCGACTTCAACCAGCCGGAGCGGTTCGGGTTGGAGTACCAGGCCGCCGACGGTAGCCGGCAGCGGCCCGTGATGATCCACCGTGCGCTGTTCGGGTCGATCGAGCGGTTCTTCGGGGTGCTCACCGAGCACTACGCGGGCGCGTTCCCGGCCTGGCTGGCGCCGGTGCAGGTGGTGGGCATCCCGATCCGCGAGGACCACACCGACTACCTGCACGGCTTCGTCGCCGCGCTGCGCGCCGAGGGCATCCGGGCCCAGGTGGACGCGGGTGACGACCGGATGCAGAAGAAGATCCGGACGGCTCAGCAGCAGAAGATCCCGTTCATGGTGATCGCCGGTGACGACGACGTGGCCGCCGGCACGGTGTCCTTCCGCTACCGCGACGGCTCCCAGCGCAACGGGGTGCCGATCGCCGAGGCGGTGACCCACGTGCTGGACGTGGTCAGCTCGCGGACCAACATCGGCCCCTCCGCCGCCGCGGAGTAG
- a CDS encoding DUF1775 domain-containing protein → MASTHGGGRRRRIVAATAVTAAGLLLWPGAAHAVDVTTTPTEARQGDAVRLEFTVPEERAGTKTNQIEVRLPADAPIAEVYPMSVNGWAPRISSRTLDKPLAGIHSSGVTTVTTAVTWVRVGASDPGPARLALSMGPMPQAERLTFEVVQTYADGTVVRWADAAGAHPAPALTLLPAAPGAAGPAAHGGHGAPAAGAPAAPDSGVDAAPPARAGGADEESGNADGMLAAGLLAGLGGGAAIGWLVSRWRRRNPDEAVALADVTGDPDETATLAEITGRGDDAATPEPQPVGSGQPGR, encoded by the coding sequence ATGGCGAGCACGCACGGCGGTGGCCGTCGGCGGCGGATCGTGGCGGCGACCGCGGTGACCGCCGCTGGGCTGCTGCTCTGGCCCGGCGCGGCACACGCGGTGGACGTGACGACCACCCCGACCGAGGCCCGGCAGGGCGATGCCGTACGGCTGGAGTTCACAGTGCCGGAGGAACGGGCTGGCACCAAGACCAACCAGATCGAGGTCCGCCTGCCGGCCGACGCGCCGATCGCCGAGGTCTATCCCATGTCGGTGAACGGCTGGGCGCCCCGGATCAGCTCCCGCACCCTGGACAAGCCGCTGGCCGGTATCCACTCCTCCGGGGTGACCACTGTGACCACGGCGGTGACCTGGGTACGGGTCGGTGCGAGCGATCCCGGGCCGGCCCGGTTGGCGCTCTCCATGGGGCCGATGCCGCAGGCCGAGCGGCTCACCTTCGAGGTCGTCCAGACGTACGCCGACGGGACTGTGGTCCGGTGGGCGGACGCGGCCGGCGCGCACCCGGCTCCGGCGCTCACCCTGCTGCCGGCGGCGCCCGGCGCGGCGGGTCCGGCCGCACACGGCGGGCACGGCGCCCCGGCGGCTGGTGCGCCGGCCGCTCCGGACAGCGGTGTGGACGCCGCGCCGCCGGCCCGGGCGGGTGGTGCCGACGAGGAGTCCGGCAACGCCGACGGGATGCTGGCCGCCGGCCTGCTGGCCGGGCTGGGCGGTGGCGCGGCGATCGGCTGGCTGGTCAGCCGGTGGCGCCGACGCAACCCGGACGAGGCCGTCGCGCTCGCCGACGTGACCGGCGACCCGGACGAGACCGCGACGCTGGCCGAGATAACCGGCCGCGGAGACGACGCCGCAACGCCCGAGCCGCAGCCCGTGGGGTCAGGGCAGCCAGGTAGGTAG
- a CDS encoding ADP-ribosylglycohydrolase family protein, with the protein MPFTLFADARLALARDSLAGLSTGDALGAQYFLPRPAPVDLAADALPPAPWEWTDDTEMACSVLAQLADSGGIDRDRLALSFAERCAPSRGYGAGAMLILGLIRTGTPWPLAAASAFDGQGSCGNGAAMRVGPLGAYFADSTARAAAQARASAEVTHAHPEGIAGAVAVAVAAALAARARLDGHRPAPERLLAGIAAALDPGTEVHRGVNRAAGLLGRPLPRVVAALGNGSRVTAQDTVGFTLWVAATHLDDYPAAIETCVRAGGDMDTTAAIAGAVVAAHTGVGTPGGVPEAWLSAREPLPTWLP; encoded by the coding sequence ATGCCGTTCACCCTGTTCGCCGATGCCCGCCTGGCGCTCGCCCGGGACAGCCTCGCCGGTCTCTCCACCGGCGACGCCCTCGGCGCGCAGTACTTCCTGCCGCGTCCGGCGCCCGTGGATCTCGCCGCCGACGCCCTGCCGCCGGCGCCCTGGGAATGGACCGACGACACCGAGATGGCCTGCTCGGTCCTCGCCCAACTGGCCGACTCCGGCGGCATCGACCGGGACCGGCTGGCTCTCTCCTTCGCCGAACGGTGCGCCCCGAGCCGAGGCTACGGCGCGGGCGCGATGCTGATCCTGGGGCTGATCCGCACCGGCACCCCGTGGCCGCTGGCCGCCGCCTCCGCCTTCGACGGGCAGGGCTCCTGCGGCAACGGCGCGGCGATGCGGGTCGGCCCGCTGGGCGCGTACTTCGCCGACTCGACAGCGCGCGCCGCGGCGCAGGCCCGCGCCTCCGCCGAGGTGACGCACGCGCACCCGGAGGGGATTGCCGGCGCGGTCGCCGTTGCCGTCGCCGCCGCGCTGGCCGCCCGGGCCCGCCTCGACGGGCACCGGCCGGCCCCGGAGCGGCTGCTCGCCGGGATCGCCGCCGCGCTCGATCCGGGCACCGAGGTGCACCGGGGCGTGAACCGGGCAGCCGGGCTGCTCGGCCGGCCACTACCCCGGGTGGTGGCGGCGCTCGGCAACGGCTCCCGGGTGACCGCCCAGGACACCGTCGGGTTCACCCTGTGGGTGGCAGCCACCCACCTCGACGACTATCCGGCGGCCATCGAGACGTGCGTACGGGCCGGTGGGGACATGGACACCACGGCCGCCATCGCGGGAGCGGTGGTGGCGGCGCACACCGGCGTCGGTACCCCGGGCGGGGTGCCCGAGGCGTGGCTGTCCGCCCGCGAGCCGCTACCTACCTGGCTGCCCTGA
- a CDS encoding response regulator transcription factor: MASVLLVEDDHVVRGAMLRSLTDRGHAVHAVGTALDALRRVAAETPDLVVLDLGLPDLDGSDALRMLRGITDVPIIIATARDDEQSVVKLLRAGADDYMVKPFTGAHLDARITTVLRRAGRASRSVQPAVHSVGGLRVDVGERSAQLDGESLALTRKEFDLLAYLAARPGRVVSRRELLEEVWRQPSVGEDQTIDVHLYWLRRKMGESAAKPRYLRTVRGVGFRLVAPD; this comes from the coding sequence GTGGCCTCCGTGCTCCTGGTCGAAGACGATCACGTCGTACGCGGCGCGATGCTGCGGTCCCTCACCGACCGGGGGCATGCCGTGCACGCCGTGGGTACGGCGTTGGACGCCCTGCGTCGGGTCGCCGCGGAGACACCCGACCTGGTGGTCCTCGATCTCGGCCTGCCCGACCTGGACGGCTCGGACGCGCTGCGGATGCTGCGCGGCATCACCGACGTTCCGATCATCATCGCCACCGCCCGCGACGACGAGCAGTCGGTGGTCAAGCTGCTGCGCGCCGGCGCCGACGACTACATGGTCAAGCCGTTCACCGGGGCGCACCTGGACGCGCGGATCACCACAGTGCTGCGCCGGGCCGGCCGGGCCAGTCGGTCCGTGCAGCCCGCTGTGCACAGCGTCGGCGGGCTGCGGGTGGACGTGGGCGAACGCAGCGCCCAGCTCGACGGGGAGTCGCTGGCGCTCACCCGCAAGGAATTCGACCTGTTGGCGTATCTCGCCGCACGACCTGGGCGGGTAGTGTCCCGCCGGGAACTTTTGGAGGAGGTATGGCGGCAGCCATCGGTCGGCGAGGATCAGACCATCGACGTTCACCTGTACTGGCTCCGCAGAAAGATGGGCGAGTCCGCGGCGAAGCCGCGCTACCTGCGCACCGTGCGGGGGGTCGGGTTCCGGCTGGTGGCACCGGACTGA
- a CDS encoding HAMP domain-containing sensor histidine kinase gives MCSLVALAFLIPLGLSLREQSRDEAIADAARRSALVTGALAVSTDPAVVERAVVASAEGAPTRPVVHGLGLDESAGRASGDDLDRARSERQSLVVDVDGGVARLDPVVLGDRTAVVEVFLPESTLGEGAGGTWLLLFAVGAAMAGAAVLVVDRVAARAVDSTRGLVKAALSIGDGDLGVRVEPTGPRELAEAGYAFNRMADRLDAARTDERELVADLSHRLRTPLTVLRLDAEALESDDTSVGSFSPAELDRLRGIRRIRQAIVTLEGEIDVLIKTTRKSVAHEAGPAMCDVSEVVRDRMVFWAALAGDQNRPQRVNGAQLRIPAPVPRAELAAALDAVIGNVFRYTPQGTAFEVAVSRRDGYVAIRIDDAGPGIANPDRALRRGTSDQGSTGLGLDIAKRVALQANGSVSIDRARLGGASVVMLLADPEATPRQVSRFGLVGRMAREARETKATGRRWPRQRPTDD, from the coding sequence ATGTGCAGTCTCGTCGCGCTCGCGTTCCTGATCCCGCTCGGGCTCAGCCTGCGGGAGCAGAGCCGCGACGAGGCGATCGCCGATGCGGCGCGGCGCAGCGCGCTGGTGACCGGCGCGCTGGCGGTGAGCACCGACCCGGCGGTCGTCGAGCGTGCCGTGGTGGCCAGCGCCGAGGGCGCTCCCACCCGACCCGTGGTGCACGGGTTGGGGCTGGACGAGTCCGCCGGTCGGGCCAGCGGCGACGACCTGGACCGGGCCCGCTCGGAGCGCCAGTCGTTGGTTGTCGACGTCGACGGGGGTGTGGCCCGGCTCGACCCGGTCGTCCTCGGTGACCGGACGGCCGTGGTCGAGGTGTTCCTTCCGGAGTCGACGCTGGGCGAGGGTGCTGGCGGCACCTGGCTGCTGCTGTTCGCGGTCGGTGCGGCGATGGCCGGCGCGGCGGTGCTGGTGGTCGACCGGGTCGCTGCCCGCGCGGTGGACTCGACCCGGGGTCTGGTCAAGGCCGCGCTCTCCATCGGCGACGGCGACCTCGGCGTACGCGTCGAGCCGACCGGTCCGCGCGAGCTGGCCGAGGCCGGGTACGCCTTCAACCGGATGGCGGACCGGCTGGACGCCGCCCGCACCGACGAGCGGGAGTTGGTGGCCGACCTGTCGCATCGTCTGCGTACCCCGTTGACGGTGCTGCGCCTGGACGCGGAGGCGTTGGAGTCCGACGACACGAGCGTGGGTTCGTTCAGCCCGGCGGAGTTGGACCGGCTGCGCGGGATCCGGCGGATCCGGCAGGCGATCGTCACCCTGGAGGGTGAGATCGACGTGTTGATCAAGACCACGCGCAAGTCGGTGGCGCACGAGGCCGGGCCGGCCATGTGCGACGTCAGCGAGGTGGTCCGGGACCGGATGGTGTTCTGGGCGGCGCTGGCCGGCGACCAGAACCGACCGCAGCGGGTCAACGGCGCGCAGCTGCGCATCCCGGCTCCGGTGCCGCGGGCCGAGCTGGCCGCCGCGCTGGACGCGGTGATCGGTAACGTCTTCCGCTACACCCCGCAGGGCACCGCGTTCGAGGTGGCCGTGTCCCGGCGCGACGGTTACGTGGCGATCCGGATCGACGACGCCGGCCCCGGCATCGCCAACCCGGACCGGGCGCTGCGCCGGGGCACCAGTGACCAGGGTTCGACAGGGCTCGGCCTGGACATCGCCAAACGGGTGGCGTTGCAGGCCAACGGCTCGGTGAGCATCGACCGGGCCCGGTTGGGCGGGGCCAGCGTGGTGATGCTGCTGGCCGACCCGGAGGCGACGCCCCGACAGGTCAGCCGCTTCGGTCTGGTCGGCCGGATGGCGCGCGAGGCCCGGGAGACGAAGGCCACCGGTCGTCGCTGGCCCCGCCAGCGCCCCACCGACGACTGA